One window of Halichondria panicea chromosome 7, odHalPani1.1, whole genome shotgun sequence genomic DNA carries:
- the LOC135338874 gene encoding ubiquitin-conjugating enzyme E2 U-like: protein MAIHSRAFLLLRRDLVNLQRFPLTGISASPTDSFDLFNWTAKVEGLSGTIWEGGVFQVKLAFTDDFNYVPPVINFITVPFHPNVDPSNGSPSFHLLAENGWHCINESTEDITVASICLRLQTLLSNPELDDGCVLNPSAAHLLREAPHTYKQMVLDCVTTSLRIDAGLTPFEPDTPPQSPHHTVVENESSVSRQGKPMKPVSYDNYHILWKGIATSITDYKRTNQFTRLLDADTKLGRVHHEQIRILETKLEQHSEMKYGKPPSNKKATRKSSVGNAKSRLKRVEELRSLYKNATDTEKGDASCVPLILQERPVSVLADNSEEVEHLVQWTKDLNELQLLSQ, encoded by the exons ATGGCGATTCACTCTCGTGCTTTTTTGCTTTTAAGAAGAGATCTTGTGAACCTTCAAAGGTTCCCTTTAACT GGTATCTCAGCATCTCCAACTGACTCGTTCGACCTTTTTAATTGGACAGCTAAAGTTGAAGGTCTCTCCGGGACAATATGGGAAG GTGGAGTGTTTCAAGTGAAGCTGGCCTTCACTGATGATTTTAACTACGTACCTCCTGTCATAAACTTCATAACTGTACCGTTTCATCCAAATG TGGACCCAAGTAATGGTAGTCCCAGCTTTCATCTTCTagctgaaaatggatggcatTGCATTAATGAATCCACTGAAGACATCACTGTGGCATCAATATGTCTGCGcttacag ACGTTGCTCAGTAACCCTGAACTGGATGATGGTTGTGTTCTTAATCCGTCAGCTGCTCACTTACTTCGGGAAGCACCACACACTTACAAGCAAATGGTGTTGGATTGTGTTACCaccagtttgagaattgatg ctggaCTGACTCCGTTTGAACCGGACACACCTCCACAATCTCCGCATCATACTGTTGTTGAAAATGAATCTTCTGTCAGTAGACAGGGGAAACCAATGAAACCTGTTTCGTATGATAACTATCATATCCTATGGAAAGGAATTGCTACTTCTATAACTGATTATAAGCGAACTAATCAGT TCACTAGGCTATTGGATGCTGACACTAAACTTGGTCGTGTTCACCATGAGCAAATAAGAATCCTAGAAACAAAGTTGGAGCA GCATTCTGAAATGAAGTATGGTAAGCCACCCAGTAATAAAAAAGCCACCCGAAAAAGTTCAGTTGGAAATGCCAAGTCCCGTCTAAAGCGAGTTGAAGAGCTACGGTCATTGTACAAGAATGCTACAGATACTGAAAAAG GTGATGCTTCATGTGTTCCATTGATCCTACAAGAACGACCAGTCAGTGTCTTAGCTGATAACTCAGAAGAAGTAGAACATTTAGTTCAATGGACGAAGGATTTAAACGAACTACAGCTGCTGTCACAAtga